In a genomic window of Scyliorhinus torazame isolate Kashiwa2021f chromosome 5, sScyTor2.1, whole genome shotgun sequence:
- the LOC140421788 gene encoding uncharacterized protein: MMKPWKCGDCGMGFNYPSELETHRRIHTGERPFTCSVCGKGFTRSSNLLTHQLVHTDQRPFKCADCEKSFKSRNDLLTHQRTHTGERPFTCPVCGKGFTRSSHLLTHQLVHTDQRPFKCADCGKSFKSRKDLLIHQRTHTGERPFTCLECGKGFNDLSNLRIHHQIHSDQRPFKCADCEKSFKRRKDLLTHQRTHTGDRPFNCSVCGKGFTRSSNLLTHQLVHTDQRPFKCADCEKSFKSRNDLLTHQRTHTGERPFTCSVCGKGFTLSSHLLSHQLVHTDQRPFKCADCEKSFKSRNYLLLHQRTHTGERPFTCLECGKGFNASSNLRAHHQVHSGQRPFKCADCGKSFKSRKDLLTHQRTHTGERPFTCLECGKGFNDLSNLRNHHEIHSDQRPFKCADCEKSFKRRKDLLTHQRTHTGERPFTCSVCGKGFTRSFHFLRHQLVHTDQRPFKCADCEKSFKSRKDLLSHQRTHTGERPFTCSACGKGFTRLSLLLSHQLVHTDHRPFKCSDCEKSFKRKSNLLKHQRTPTGERGHSPAPCVRRDSHVHPSFCNTSEFTLDRDCTLAPCVTRNSLGHPT; encoded by the coding sequence atgatgaaaccgtggaaatgtggggactgtgggatgggattcaattacccgtctgaattggaaactcatcgacgtattcacaccggggaaaggccgttcacctgctcggtgtgtgggaagggattcactcggtcatcaaacctcctgacacaccaacttgttcatactgatcagagaccttttaaatgtgctgactgtgagaagagctttaaaagcagaaatgatttactgacacatcaacgcactcacactggggagaggccattcacctgccccgtgtgtgggaagggattcactcggtcatcccacctcctgacacaccaacttgttcatactgatcagagaccttttaaatgtgctgactgtggaaagagctttaaaagcagaaaggatttactgatacatcaacgcactcacactggggagaggccattcacctgtttggaatgtgggaagggatttaatgattTGTCAAACCTCCGGATTCACCATCAGattcactctgaccagagaccgtttaaatgtgctgactgtgaaaagagctttaaacgcaggaaggatttactgacacatcaacgcactcacactggggataggccgttcaactgctcggtgtgtgggaagggattcactcggtcatcaaacctcctgacacaccaacttgttcacactgatcagagaccatttaaatgtgctgactgtgaaaaaagctttaaaagcagaaatgatttactgacacatcaacgcacccacactggggagaggccattcacctgctccgtgtgtgggaagggattcactctgtcatcccacctcctgagccaccaacttgttcatactgatcagagaccttttaaatgtgctgactgtgagaagagctttaaaagcagaaattatttactgttacatcaacgcactcacactggggagaggccattcacctgtttggaatgtgggaagggatttaatgcttcgtcaaacctccgggctcaccatcaggttcactctggccagagaccttttaaatgtgctgactgtggaaagagctttaaaagcagaaaggatttgctgacacatcaacgcactcacactggggagaggccattcacctgtttggaatgtgggaagggatttaatgattTGTCAAACCTCCGGAATCACCATGAGattcactctgaccagagaccgtttaaatgtgctgactgtgaaaagagctttaaacgtagaaaggatttactgacacatcaacgcactcacactggagagaggccattcacctgctccgtgtgtgggaagggattcactcgatcattccacttcctgagacaccaacttgttcatactgatcagagaccgtttaaatgtgctgactgtgagaagagctttaaaagcagaaaggatttactgtcacatcaacgcactcacactggggagaggccattcacctgctccgcgtgtgggaagggattcactcgattatCACTCCTCCTGagccaccaacttgttcatactgatcatagaccttttaaatgttctgactgtgagaagagctttaaaaggaaAAGCAATTTGCTGAAACACCAACGCACTCCCACtggggaaagaggccattcacctgctccgtgtgtgagaagagattcacatgttcatcccagcttctgcaacaccagcgagttcacactggacagagactgtacacttgccccgtgtgtgacaagaaattcactcggtcatcccacctga